Below is a window of Bacteroidota bacterium DNA.
ACTTTATTCCCGTAAGCGATGGATTGAGTAAAAGCAGCCTGTGCTTCAGTATTTTTCCCCTCGGCTGCAAGTTGGGTACCCATGGCAAGATAAAGTTCGCAGAGATTATGCTGAGCTGCACCTCTTACCAGGCGTCCACCTACCGAGGTGGTCAGCGGCAAATCATTTTCAATAGCCAAAAGCTCATCAATGGCAAATTGATAAGTTTCAACCCGGGTAGCACGTTTGAAATCGTAGCGGGGAGTTGTTGTTACCTCAGTCACAATAGGGACACCGCCAAAAAGTTCTGCAAGATTGCGGTAGGCAAAAGCCCTGAAAAACCTGGCCTGGGCAAGTGCATAGGCCTTGTCTGTTGCTGAGGCCCAGGTTATATTTGGCAGTTGGGCAGCATATATGGCTAAATTGGCCTTCCCGATCAACTGGTAAAATGTGCTGTAGATATTATAAAAATTGTCATTATCGGGATTGATATTCCCATAATTGTTAAATGTACTGCTCCTTCTAATACTGGGAACATCATACATGTCAGTACCGTTCCCCCGGAATACGAACATCCAATTTGCGCCGCTCGCAGCTGTCCAAATATCACGCAGTTGGGAATATGCAGAAAGCAATACCTGGTCAACCTGAGAAGGAGTAGAAAAAGCATTGTCCACTGTATAGAAGGTCGAAGGGTTTTCTTTCAGAAAATCTTCGTCAGCACAGCTCATCATACCCATTAGAGGCATAAAAAGGAGAATGCAATATATTAAATTTATTTTTTTCATATCTAAATCTATTAAAGTATTTGTTAGAAACTCAGATTAGCACCAATGGTATAGGTTGAAGGAACCGGCAGGGTATTTTCCCTTACGGTGGTTCCTACTTCAGGATCTCCCCCAACCCAGTTGGTGAACGTGGCCAGGTTCTTTGCAGAGATGAAAATCTTCATATTATTGATATGAGCCTTCTGAATCCAATTTTTCTGTAAGGTATAGGTGAGTGTGACGTCCTGAACCCTCACAAATCCGCGGGACTGTAATGCCTGATATCTGCTGTCTCCCGAAAAATAGGCAGAAGGATATTTGTTGCTTGGATTCTCCGGGGTCCAATAAGGTTTGGATATGGTATTATCATTAAAGCGGCCGGTTCCTGAAGTCATGAAAGCAGAAGTATTGCTTTTCAGATAATGGTTGTTGCCACCGAAAACTCCTGCAACCATCACATAAAGATCGAAATTCTTATAGCTTATTTCGTTGCTCATGCCCATTCTGAAATTTTCCTTGGTATAACCCAGGATCTTTCTATCGGCCGAAGTAATACCGGCAACACCATCAATATCCTTATATTTAGGAGCACCTGGTGCAGCGCCTGTCAGGGCAATATAATCTGCATCCGTTGTCTGGACGATTCCATCCTGCTCATAACCATATATAGCGCCCAAAGATTTTCCAACAAACAGTCCATTTGAAATATCGTCATCTTCCTTGCCGTCCCCATTCAGGTCCTGTCCATACAATTTTACCAGTTTGTTATTGTTTTTCCAGAAGGTAATCCCGGTATTCCATGTCCAATCTTTATTCTGAACATTCACCGACTTGATATCAAGTTCAATTCCCGAATTGTTCACCTGTCCCATTGCCGTTTGTATGGTTTTAAAACCAGTCATCACAGGAATATTCCTGGTAAAGTGCTGATCCCTGGTTTTCGAAAGGTAAAGATCCATATCCACAAACAAGCGGTCTTTTAACCAGGAAGATTCGAAGCCTGTATTCCAGGTTTCTGTCTTTTCCCATGCCAAATCGGCATTTCCAAGAGTAGTTTGATTTAATCCATAAACTATTGTCCCCTGTGCAGAAGAAAATTCATAATCGATTGCTCCGGAGGCCCCGTTGGAAACAGTGGATAAGGTCCCATAAGGACTGATGCCCTGGCTACCGTTCTGGCCCCAAGAAAGTTTAAGTTTTAAACTGGATAAAGGATCAAATCCCTTAAGAAATTCTTCGTTAGAAATTTTCCAGGCAGCACCTGCTGCTGCGAAGTTGCCCCATTTCTTATTTGCTCCGAAAACAGAAGCCCCATCCCTGCGGAAAGATCCAGTTAAGAAATATTTGTCGTTGAAAGAATAGGTCAGTCGTCCCAAATAACCAATGTTCGTGGTTTTGGTACCGTTCAGATCAAATTTTTGTACAGTTGCCTTGTGCAATCCCCACATTCCCAATGAGGTATTTCCATTGCTGGCAAAATCGGAACCGGTCATGTTCATTGCCGTATATTTGGAATAATCCCTGGTTGCCACCAAAGTAACCTCGACATTGTGTTTGCTAAAGGAATGTTTGTAATTAAGAATATTATCAATTACATAACTTGTAGTTGTAGTATTATAGAGATTTCCGTTTGCATTGGTCAGGAAACCCTGAATCGTTGACTGGGTATATCTGTCAAGTCCAGCACCTTCCTTAACAAAATAACCTTCATGATAAAAATTCCCCTGTTCTACTTTATCAAGGTTGTTCAGATAATTCAACCTGTAACTAAGCCCTTCTATCCACGGAATCTTCACAACAGCATAACTGTTTAAACGGAAGTTACGCCTTATATCAGAATTATCGCGGGTCCCGTCATTGACTCCCCAAAGTGGATTTATTGACGACTGGGTGTAAGGGTATTTTTCCAGATGACCCAGGCTATCCCGGTACTCCACTCCATAAGGCGACTCCATCTGTGCTTCCCCAATATTGGCAGCCACCCCGGAATAATCTCTTCTTGAGAAACTTCCATCTATGCCAATTTCCAACCAACTGGTAATTTTGGTATCAACTTTTCCCAAAAGTGAAATCCGGTTAAAATCGTCACCAACTACAATACTTTTGTTCTTATCATAAGATGCGGACAAATAATAGTTTACATTCTCCCCAGCTCCGGAAACGGCAATCTGATAATTTTGTATTTTCCCGGTTCTGGTCACCTGGTCCAGCCAATCGGTTTCCTTGCCGGCAGCCAAATTGGCCAACTCACCGGCTTTCATCCAACTGGTGGTCCCTTCAGCATATTGATTACGGGCATTGACAACTTTAATCCATTCTGCGCCTTTCATCACAACCGGTTCATTCTGCCAGGTTTGAATACCTGAAGAAGTATTGAAAGTAACCACAGGCTTACCTAAGTGTCCCTTTTTGGTGGTTATGGCAATTACCCCGTTGGCAGACCGGGAACCATAAGCAGCAGCCGAAACTGCATCTTTCAGAACATCGAAACTGGCAATATCATTAGGATTAATATCGCTTAAACTTCCCAAAAAGATAACCCCATCCAGCACAATTAAAGGATCATTGTTGCCACTGATAGAGTTTTGGCCCCGGATCTGCATACTGGGCTGGCCACCTGCGGAATTTGTGGCACCAATGTCCAAACCCGGTACATTTCCTTTCAATGCTTCCAGGGCATTTAGATTGGGTACCTGAGAAATCGGAGAATTTTCAACTTTCACAGAAGATACAGAGCCTGAATAATCCTGACGCCGTGCAGTACCGTAACCAATCACAATTACTTCGCTCAGTTGTTTAATATCAGGAACAAGTTTGACATCCAGAACACTTGCTCCGTCCAGGGATTGAGTCAAACGGTTGTAACCCACATAGGAAAAAATGAGTTTGACATTTTGGGAAGGGACATCCAAAGAAAATTTTCCTTCAAGGTCAGTTGTAGCCCCTATTGTGGTACCTTCCACAATGACACTGACTCCCGGTAAAGCTTCGCCTGTAGAGGCATCCGTAACTTTCCCGCTTATTTTATGCTGCTGTTTCAGCGCAGACTCTGAAGGAGTAATTACGATCAGGTTGTTATCCAACACCCTGTAAGTTACATTGGCCTTTGCAAAAAGTTTATCCAAAACATTTTCAACCTTACTATTCACAACCTCTAACTTCACATTTCTATCCAAGTCAGTATATTCCTCATTATAAAGAAACCGATACCTGCTTTGCTGTTCAATTTCCTTAAATACTTCCTTAACAGACCTGTTGTTGACATTTAAAGTAAGTTTTGTTTGGGAGTACAAACCGGCAGAGGCATTTAATACACTTAAAAGTAAAATTGCCACTGATAATTTCATGGTTAATAAAAGATTTGATTTTCCTTTTTTTTGAAAAAAAAGATAATGAATCAATTTACATTTCATAAATTTGAAGGTTAAATGATTTAACACTGTTATGTCGTAGCTGACTCCCCAGTAAGTTGCGACATATAATAATTAAGTTTCAGGATGGGAGGAGTAATTCCTCCCATTTTTTGTGTAATTTTTCTTCTAATTTCTCATAGGCATTATA
It encodes the following:
- a CDS encoding SusC/RagA family TonB-linked outer membrane protein, with product MKLSVAILLLSVLNASAGLYSQTKLTLNVNNRSVKEVFKEIEQQSRYRFLYNEEYTDLDRNVKLEVVNSKVENVLDKLFAKANVTYRVLDNNLIVITPSESALKQQHKISGKVTDASTGEALPGVSVIVEGTTIGATTDLEGKFSLDVPSQNVKLIFSYVGYNRLTQSLDGASVLDVKLVPDIKQLSEVIVIGYGTARRQDYSGSVSSVKVENSPISQVPNLNALEALKGNVPGLDIGATNSAGGQPSMQIRGQNSISGNNDPLIVLDGVIFLGSLSDINPNDIASFDVLKDAVSAAAYGSRSANGVIAITTKKGHLGKPVVTFNTSSGIQTWQNEPVVMKGAEWIKVVNARNQYAEGTTSWMKAGELANLAAGKETDWLDQVTRTGKIQNYQIAVSGAGENVNYYLSASYDKNKSIVVGDDFNRISLLGKVDTKITSWLEIGIDGSFSRRDYSGVAANIGEAQMESPYGVEYRDSLGHLEKYPYTQSSINPLWGVNDGTRDNSDIRRNFRLNSYAVVKIPWIEGLSYRLNYLNNLDKVEQGNFYHEGYFVKEGAGLDRYTQSTIQGFLTNANGNLYNTTTTSYVIDNILNYKHSFSKHNVEVTLVATRDYSKYTAMNMTGSDFASNGNTSLGMWGLHKATVQKFDLNGTKTTNIGYLGRLTYSFNDKYFLTGSFRRDGASVFGANKKWGNFAAAGAAWKISNEEFLKGFDPLSSLKLKLSWGQNGSQGISPYGTLSTVSNGASGAIDYEFSSAQGTIVYGLNQTTLGNADLAWEKTETWNTGFESSWLKDRLFVDMDLYLSKTRDQHFTRNIPVMTGFKTIQTAMGQVNNSGIELDIKSVNVQNKDWTWNTGITFWKNNNKLVKLYGQDLNGDGKEDDDISNGLFVGKSLGAIYGYEQDGIVQTTDADYIALTGAAPGAPKYKDIDGVAGITSADRKILGYTKENFRMGMSNEISYKNFDLYVMVAGVFGGNNHYLKSNTSAFMTSGTGRFNDNTISKPYWTPENPSNKYPSAYFSGDSRYQALQSRGFVRVQDVTLTYTLQKNWIQKAHINNMKIFISAKNLATFTNWVGGDPEVGTTVRENTLPVPSTYTIGANLSF